CCGATGCGACTGCCAAGACGATCGAGCAGTGGGCCGGAGATGCCGTTCATGATTGTGTATGCGAGCATGAACGCGAAGATGATCTGGCTATATGTTCCGGCGGAGATATGAAACTGATCCAGCAATACGGGAGCCATCACGGAAAGCGTCTGCCGGTCGAGGTAGTTGATCACTGTCGCCAGAAAGGTCATCCCGAGTACAACCCATCTCAGCTGCGTTTCCGTCGCCTTCTCCATCTCTTAGCCTCCGAGGCATTTCAAAATTAAAGCGACGCCTGGCTAAACAAGGTCCTGTTTCGCCATGTGGGCACGAACAGCCTTCAGGTCTCTGCTCATAGCCTCAACAACCTGCTCACGCGGCAGAGAGAGAGTCTTCTTGCCGTTCTCCGCGCCGCCAAGCGGGTATTCGAAGTGCAGTTGCACGGGGCCGGAGAAGCTATCGGCCTTGATAATCTCGAAGAAGCCGTCGAAGTGAACCATGCCAGTGTCTATGGCGCACCAGTGCGGAACGAACGCGCCTTCGACTCCGAGACTCTTGTCATAAGGATCGGTGTGGGTGGAGCCCTTGGTATTGCGTTGCCAGATGAAGTCCTTCATGGCAACGCCGCGCATGTAGTCTTTGACCAACTTCGAAGTAGCGATCCAGCCACCGTATCCGCCTTCGACGGTAGCATGGCCGATGTCGTAGTTGATCCCCATCCACTGCGGATCGAGATCACGGAACATAAGCCAGAGGTCCCAGATGCATGCGCCAACCATTCCGGGGCCAGAGTGCGTGTGATACATTCCGCAGACCTGCGTGCGGCGGTTGAGATCGGTGAGAGCACGCATCTTCGGACGCATGGCTTCGATCTGCGCCGGGATCGGCTGTGTATTGTCGTACTTCAGACCGCCCCAGCGATAGCGGTGGATCCCCAGCTTCGAAGCAGTCTTAAGCACTGCCTCCGCCGAGGCCATCGTATCGGGTGTTATGTCGGTGGTGATCATGGAGACCTCAAGGCCTGCCTTGCGGAT
This portion of the Edaphobacter sp. 4G125 genome encodes:
- a CDS encoding sugar phosphate isomerase/epimerase family protein; its protein translation is MKRKVMESGMSRRSLLMGAAMTGAFQALGSGFARAEASPLTAAPDVGGKLKVSIFSKHLQWLSVPEAAALAKQIGFDAIDLTVRAEGHVLPERVATDLPIAVEQIRKAGLEVSMITTDITPDTMASAEAVLKTASKLGIHRYRWGGLKYDNTQPIPAQIEAMRPKMRALTDLNRRTQVCGMYHTHSGPGMVGACIWDLWLMFRDLDPQWMGINYDIGHATVEGGYGGWIATSKLVKDYMRGVAMKDFIWQRNTKGSTHTDPYDKSLGVEGAFVPHWCAIDTGMVHFDGFFEIIKADSFSGPVQLHFEYPLGGAENGKKTLSLPREQVVEAMSRDLKAVRAHMAKQDLV